The genomic DNA TTCGTTGACTTTGATGACCAACAATATCAATTAATCTCAGATGAACTTGATAAAGGAATCGAATCAGGTACACCGTGGCAAAACGGGCCAGTACCATTAGAATATGCAATCACTGGTTTAGGACCTGTATTTATCCGTATTGCAAACTTTAGCTTCTTCAAAGAAGTGTTAGAAAAAGTTCTATTATTTAAAGAGGTTGCGCAAGAAGGGGAATTCTATTTATTTGAAGTGAACAAAGGCGGAAACGGTGCATCTGTTATTGTAGAACATAATACAGTTCTTCCTGAAGCACAACAAGGTTTTGGTACAGTGCACCATGCGGCATTCCGCGTAGAAGATCGCGCTGTATTAGAAGAATGGATTGAGAGAATCAGTAGCGTTGGACTTCCTTCATCTGGTTATGTAGACCGTCATTTCTTTGAATCATTATACGCAAGAGTTGCACCACAAATCTTATTTGAATTTGCAACAGACGGCCCAGGGTTTATGGGAGATGAGCCATACGAAACACTTGGCGAAAAATTATCTTTACCTCCATTCCTAGAGCCAAAACGTGAAGAAATTGAAAAATTAGTTCGTCCAATTGATACAGTGAGAAGTACGAAGGAATTCATTAAAGAGTAAAAATAGAGATAGTAAGTAGGAGAGCAAGTAGTTTTAGCGGAGTGCTGGAACTGCTTGCTTTTTTATTTATTCTAGTGAGTTTTCTGATAATTGTTTCTCAAGTTATCAAAAAGGAAAAGTTTGGTATAATTAATTAAAACATTAAATTTTCTGATAATTATTTTTCAATACATAGAAAAGGAGTGGTAATATACAATTTTGATAATTGTATAAAAATCCTAATTTTGGAGAAAAGGGGATGCGAGTTTATGGGAGCAGATGTAGTAACGCGGGAGCAAATGAGACACTTATTGGATGATTGGTATCATTCAATGTTAAAACAAGATGTGGTTAAAGCGAAAGTACTAAATGAGGAAATAGAGTCCAAGGTTATTTATATTAAAGAAGATCAGTATGCGGCATTTTATCACGCATTATTAAAATTCCGTTATCATGTGCTAATTGATAGTTTGAGTATTACAGAGAATAGTTTTGATGAAATTAATACCTTTATAATTCCTGATGACGCACTTTTAACACATTATTATCACTTATTTAAAGGTATTCATGCAATGTATATATCAAATTACATTGAGTCACAAAATCACTTTGAAGAGGCTGGGAAATTAATTAAATATATAACATCTTCGTTGGAACATGCTGAATTCAATTATAGATTTGCATATTTGTCTTATCAAACGTATAAACCATTGATGGCGATTGATCAAATACGTTTAGCAAAAGATGAATATGAAAAACATCCTGGCTATGAAGTTTGTATTGCTTTGTGTGAGAATATTTTTGCAATGGCTTGTATTGATTTAAAGCAATATGAACAAGCCGAAGAGAAGTTGAATTTGGCATTAGATGTATTTCAAAAGATAGATAATGAAAGATTTATTACAATGGTTCGTCATAATTTAGCATGGTTATATGCAAGTCAAAACCTTTCGAGTTTAGCAATTCGACATTTAGTAGAAGTAATAAAAAGTAATCCCAAACATTTCAAAGCAATGTTTGTATTAGCACGTGAATATTACAAAATTGGAAAAATCGATACTGCCGCTGAATTAATTGAAAAAGGATTAGATATATGTAATAAGATACAAAATAAAGAATTTCAGCACCGTTTTGTAATTTTAAAGGAAATGAATCAAAAGACGTCTAGTGTATTATTAGAATCCACTATTTTAAATGGGATTTTATATTTTGAGAAAGAAGGTTTGTTGGATTGTATTCAAGAATATACTGAGATTTTAGCTATGCAATTTTATAAAGAAGAAAACCATGTAAAGGCAAGTAAATATTTTTATATAAATAATCAAGCACAGAAAAAACATTTAGAAAAAGGGGCGTTGAAATAATGAAAAAAGTAGGCGTAATAGCAAAAGGATTAATTTTTGTAGGGATTCTTTCATTGGGACTTAATTTTTCTTCTACTACACAGCAAGCAGTTAATATTGGTGACGGAGGAGCACCAGCAAGACCAGACTACGTTAACATTGGCGACACAGGAGGAGCACCAGCAGATAATAGGGGCGACGGCGGAGTAAGCCAACTATAATAACAAAGAAAGGGACTTCAACATGGAGTCCCTTTTTCTATTTTCAGGCCATGTAGAGAAAAGAATTGACTTACTTTAAATATGTAACTATAATAGTTACAGAATAACCATTAGTAATAGAAGTGAGTTATATTTTTTTAGTATAATTGTAACTGTTTTAGTTACAATTAAAAGGATAACATAAAACAACCAAATAATGTAAAAACTTTAAATAGCAACTCAAGAAAGGAGACGGGAATTTTGAAACGGTTTAAATTTTATTTCATTAGCGGTATTGTGCTCGTTTTGTTAATCGTATGTAACTTCGTTGATAAGCCGATTGCGAAGGTTGAAGAAGTGAAAGATACTGTTATGATGAAGCTGAATACGAAAGAGAGTATGGCGCAAATTGATGGGCAGACGATTTATTTTAAGCAAATTGGTGAGGGAAAACCGCCGTTACTCATGTTGCATGGGTTTGGTGGTTCTTCTGATGGGTTTAGTGATATTTATCCGGAACTAGCGCGAGACCATACGATTATTGCGGTTGATATTTTAGGGTTTGGGCGTTCTTCTAAACCTATTGATTTTCAGTATTCGTTTCCTGCGCAAGTGAATTTATATTATAAGTTAATGAAGAAGCTCGGATACGATCAGTTTGCGGTGCTCGGCCATTCAATGGGCGGAGAGATGTCCCTTAATTTAGCGTATTTATATCCGGATGCAGTGACGCATCTCATCTTGGCGGATTCCACAGGGATAGAGTCTTTCCAGCAAAAAGAAAGTTATGAAGTACCACCGCTATCGACGGACTTACAAACTGTAACTGAGATTGCGAAGTATAATAAAAATGAAGTGAAAAATAGTCGTGATGATAAAGAGCATTATGATCAGCTTACGAAAATGAGAGAGCGCCGCATTGCGATGGAAGCAGATAAAATTAAGGTACCGACTTTAATTTTATGGGGACGACATGATAAGAGTGTTTCTTGGAAAAATGGTGAACTGTATCATGGGCTATTTGCGAATAGTACGTTTCATATTATTGAAAAAGGATACCACGCACCGTTTCGTCAGGAACCAATTGAGTTTATGGAATATGTACAAGCATTTTTCGCGAAGCATCCACAATAAAAATTTTAAGCATAAATCCACTTCTTTCCTCATAAAGTGAAACTAATAAGGCTTGTCTAAGGAAAGGAATGAAGTGATTTGGAAACTTTACCATGGTGGGTGTATCTTGTAATTGTCGGGATTGTACTAAGTGGCTACATGGTTTTATATACTTCGAAAAAAGAGCAAGATATGGATAATGAGTTTATCGAAAAAGAAGGCGAAGTATATATGAAGCGTTTAGAAGAAGAGCGCGAGAAACGTAATCAGGATAGTGATAAAGATTCGGTATTGCTTTAATAAAAATTTTGAAAGGCTACCACCTAGTAGAACTTTACAACTAGGTGGTAGCCTTTTTCTTCTTGGGGATCAGGTTATATAAATTTAATATTACATGTATACGAGATTCATCAGAACTTTTATTGATGGTATTTATATATTTTTTTACTCATAAGAATGGAACTAGCGGGGGATTTTACTGGGGGGGATTAACAATGCATAGGGATGAAACATCATTACATCCTGATACAGGTGTTACATCTGTAATGTTTGTTGAGCGTTCATTAAATGAAATTCGTTTTTGGTCTAGAATCATGAAGGAGCATTCTTTTTTTCTTCGCTTAGGGTTTAGATGCGAGGATACTCAACTAATTGAAGAGGCTAATCAATTTTATCGATTGTTTGAACATATCGAACAAATAGCGCATTCCTATACAAATGAAACAGATCCTGAGCAAATAAAAAGATTTAATGCAGAAGTACAACAAGCCGCAACTAATATTTGGGGATTTAAAAGAAAAATTTTAGGATTAATTCTCACATGTAAATTGCCAGGACAAAATAACTTTCCACTGTTAGTTGACCATACAAGTAGGGAAGCTGACTATTTTAGAAAACGTTTAATACAATTAAATGAAGGGAAATTAGATGCCCTTCCTGATGCTATTATTAAAGAAAATGTTTTCTTTTTACGGATTATGGCAGACCATGCTAAATTTATTGGCCATCTTCTTGATCCATCGGAAAGAAAGCTTGTAGATACAGCACGGAATTTTAGCAATGATTTTGATGAATTGATGTATCAAGCAATTGACTTAGAATCTATGAAACCACAATCCCAAACAGTCCCACTTTTAGATCAATTTTTAGATCAAAATCGTGTGTCGGTTACATCTCTTCGGGATTTTAAGAAAACAGCACGTGATTTAATTGAGCAATGTAAAATAAAGAGTATCATTCATCCATTATTAGCAGACCATGTTTTCCGTGAAGCTGATAGATTTCTTGAAATCATTGATATGTATGATGTTCATCTTACAAATATTCAATCACAACCTAGATATTAGAAGATAAGGAAAGATACTATTTTTTCCTTAAGCCGAGAAGTTAACAATTTATTGTTAGCTTCTTTTCATTGTTGTTAAAATTTTCTTTTCGTTTAGTAAATTTCCTTTTAAAGACTATATAAATCCCTTTGATCGAATATGTGATTATTTGTAAAACAGTACATGTGGAAATATTATAAATATGTAAGAAGTATACGGATGTTAGATTCTAATAAATTATTCGAGGGAAATTTACTAATTAAGTATATTAACTTGTTTGCACTAAATTTTACAGGGTTTTTTATTAGTTTTAATTTAATTTCTTCATTATCTTTCCAGACGCTGTCCATACTAGTATAAGTTGAGAAATGAACAAAACGATAATGATAGGCAGTTGATGTAACTCCATAGTAACTGTAACCATCTAAAGCCCAATTCATACACTATGGTGGAGGATTTTCACCTAATAACCGGATGAAAAAGGGGTGTAATCATGAAGAAACGTACTGTTAATGAAGCGGGAGGGAATGTGCCACAACCAATCCGCAGCGACGGAGCAGGTGCGATTGATTCTGGACCTCGTAATGTTATGCGGGATATTCAAAATCCGAATATGCTTGTTCCGCCTATAACGGATGCAGGGTTAGTTCCTAACTTGAAGTTTTCATTCTCGGACACTTCTATGATTTTGAAACAAGGCGGGTGGTCTCGGGAGATTACTGCTCGGGAACTACCGGTTTCGACGACGATTGCGGGAGTGAATATGAGTTTAACGGCCGGTGGAGTACGAGAACTACATTGGCATAAAGAGGCAGAATGGGCGTATATGCTTTTAGGACGGGCGCGCATAACGGCTGTTGATCAAAATGGGCGTAATTTTATTGCTGATGTTGGACCAGGTGATCTTTGGTATTTTCCGCCTGGTATTCCGCATTCCATTCAAGGATTGGAACATTGTGAATTTCTACTTGTTTTCGATGATGGACATTTTTCTGATTTATCTACTTTAGCTATTTCTGATTGGTTTGCGCATACGCCAAAAGAAGTGTTGTCGGCTAATTTTGGAGTACCTGAGAGTGCTTTTCATTCTATCCCTTCAGGTCAAGTTTATATTTATCAAGGAGAGGTGCCAGGTTCGCTTGAAAGTCAGGAAGTTCAATCACCGAAAGGGGAAGTTCCTTTAACATTTAAACATGAACTGTTAAAACAAAAGCCAATTAAGACTCCTGGTGGTAGCGTTCGAATTGTAGATTCTACAAATTTCCCTATTTCAAAAACGATCGCAGCAGCGCTCGTTGAGGTTGAGCCTGGTGGAATGAGAGAACTTCATTGGCACCCGAATAATGATGAATGGCAATATTATTTGACAGGAGAAGCGAGAATGACTGTGTTTCTTGGAAATGGTACCGCTCGTACATTTGATTATAGAGCTGGTGATGTCGGATATGTACCGTTTGCGACGGGGCATTATATTCAAAATACAGGTACCGAAACATTATGGTTTTTAGAGATGTTCAGAAGCAATCGTTTTGAAGATGTATCGTTAAATCAATGGATGGCACTGACTCCTAAAGAAATAGTGGAGAGTAATATACATGTTGGCCCGCAAGTAATGGATTCCCTGCGTAAGGAGAAGTGGCCTGTTGTGAAATATCCGGGGTTTTCATATAGTCCGAAAAATGATGAGTAAAAATGAAAATTTGCGTTATTCTTTCTGGAGACTGATAAGAAGGGATGGCGTATTTTTTATGCCTAATCTAGTCTTTATCCCGCTATTTGCCGGGCTGTCTGTAAAAGCCCGATTGGTGAGGGCTGATTAAAGTTTCACTTTATTAGTATCCGCTCTTTGTATTATTGTTCGGGAAATTATTATTGGAGCATAGTATAGGGAAGATACATATAAAATAGCACTATTATAAGCTGTAACGCATAAGTTGCACAGGCGATGCAACGATAACTAGCTTTACTCTTCATCATTTATTTGAACATAATGGGCATAGAGAGGTGATAAACACAGTATGATTTTTAGTGAGCGTTTAAAAGAAGAAAGGGAAAAAAGAAATTGGTCGCAAAATGATTTGGCTGAAAAAATTCATGTAAGTAGGCAATCTGTTTCGAAATGGGAGACGGGAAAGAACTATCCGAGCATTGAAATTATTATTCATTTAAGTGATTTGTTCGATATTACGATTGATGAACTGCTAAGGAGTGATGAAGAATTGACGCAGAAAGTAATTGAAGATAGTAAGAAATTGGCATATCCAAAATGGAAGGTGTTTTTTGATAGTTTATTTATGATAGGGGTATTTTTACTTATTGCAAAAATCGTTGTATGGATGCTAAATAAATTTGCTGGAGCAAGTATTGCAATTGTAGCAGATGCGCCATATGTAATGAATCTTTTGCCCCTTGTATTCATGATTATAGGTGGTATAGGTTCTGATAAGTTGAAGAAAATATATAAATAGAGGAAAGATTTGAAAGAAATCCCCTACACTAGCTGTTCTTTTCACTTAAATTGTGTACTATAAAGGATAGGATGACATAAAGAAGGGGATATAGAGAATGGAATTTCATGAACAGAAGATTTTGCCGGCAGTGAGGCAAATTAAAGATTTGGAAAAGCTATTACATAGTTCGTATGAATATATCGTTATTTTAGATATTCATGTCGGCCAATTGAAGAGTGTTATATCACTTGCGAAGCAATATTGTAAAAAGGTGTTTTTACATGTGGATTTAATTCATGGCTTGCAGAGTGATGGGCATGCGACGGAATATTTATGTCAGGAGTTTCGACCGTACGGGTTACTTTCGACAAAGGCGAGCGTTATTATGAAGGCGAAGCAAAAAGGTGTTGTGGCAATACAACGCATCTTTTTAATCGATTCGAGTGCGATGGAGAAGAGCTGCAATCTTTTAGATAAGACGAAACCGGATTATATTGAGGTGCTTCCAGGAGCAATGACGGATATTATCGCTGAAGTGAAAGAGCGTACTGGTGTACCGATTTTAGCAGGTGGTTTTATTCGTACTGTAGAAGATGTGGAAAGAGCTTTAAACGCTGGTGCGACAGCGATTACGACGTCAAAACGCGAACTATGGAAACATTACCAAAAAAAGTGACGAAAATGTGAAAAAATTCTGTTGACACCGCTTTCATAAGAGGTTAACATTATAGACAAGTTAATAAACGTGACGGAGAAAAGAAGAGATCCACATTTCATTGTTTCTATATAAATTTATATAGAAGCGTGCAAAGCTGTGGGTCTTTTTCTTTTGACAAAAACGAATGGCCATTCATTTTACCTCTATCACATTTGGAAGCGTTTAAATTGATTGTGGAGGGATACTATGTCAGCATTTTTAGGAGAGTTAATAGGGACTGCGTTGTTAATCGTACTTGGTGGCGGCGTTTGTGCTGGTGTAAGTTTAAAGAAATCGTTTGCGAAAGATTCAGGTTGGATTGTTATTACAATGGGCTGGGGCTTAGCAGTAGCGGTTGCAGCGTATGCGGTTGGATCAATTAGTGGGGCACATTTGAATCCAGCTTTAACGATAGGACTAGCATTTAAGGGAGCGTTCCCATGGAGTGACGTACCAGGTTATATCGTAGCACAAATGATTGGGGCAATTATCGGGGCAGTTATCGTATATTTACATTACTTACCACACTGGAAAGAAACAGAAGATCCAGGAACAAAGTTAGGTGTATTTGCAACAGGTCCAGCAATTCCGAACACATTTGCAAACCTTTTAAGTGAAATGATTGGAACATTCGTTTTAGTATTTGGTATATTAGCAATTGGTGCAAATAAATTTGCAGATGGATTAAATCCATTTATCGTAGGTTTCTTAATTGTAAGTATTGGTTTATCATTAGGTGGGACAACAGGATACGCAATTAACCCAGCACGTGATTTAGGTCCGCGTATCGCACACTTCTTCCTTCCGATTGCAGGAAAAGGCGGTTCAAACTGGAAGTATGCATGGATTCCAGTAGTAGGTCCAATTTTAGGTGGATCACTTGCAGGTTTATTCCATCAAGTTGTATTTGAAGG from Bacillus cereus G9842 includes the following:
- a CDS encoding ring-cleaving dioxygenase, which gives rise to MNQLKGIHHVTAITSSAEKNYEFFTHVLGMRLVKKTVNQDDIQTYHLFFADDKGSAGTDMTFFDFPGVPKGVHGTNEISKTSFRVPTDAALEYWVKRFDRLEVEHTGIKEQFGKKTLSFVDFDDQQYQLISDELDKGIESGTPWQNGPVPLEYAITGLGPVFIRIANFSFFKEVLEKVLLFKEVAQEGEFYLFEVNKGGNGASVIVEHNTVLPEAQQGFGTVHHAAFRVEDRAVLEEWIERISSVGLPSSGYVDRHFFESLYARVAPQILFEFATDGPGFMGDEPYETLGEKLSLPPFLEPKREEIEKLVRPIDTVRSTKEFIKE
- a CDS encoding response regulator aspartate phosphatase, which translates into the protein MGADVVTREQMRHLLDDWYHSMLKQDVVKAKVLNEEIESKVIYIKEDQYAAFYHALLKFRYHVLIDSLSITENSFDEINTFIIPDDALLTHYYHLFKGIHAMYISNYIESQNHFEEAGKLIKYITSSLEHAEFNYRFAYLSYQTYKPLMAIDQIRLAKDEYEKHPGYEVCIALCENIFAMACIDLKQYEQAEEKLNLALDVFQKIDNERFITMVRHNLAWLYASQNLSSLAIRHLVEVIKSNPKHFKAMFVLAREYYKIGKIDTAAELIEKGLDICNKIQNKEFQHRFVILKEMNQKTSSVLLESTILNGILYFEKEGLLDCIQEYTEILAMQFYKEENHVKASKYFYINNQAQKKHLEKGALK
- a CDS encoding Phr family secreted Rap phosphatase inhibitor is translated as MKKVGVIAKGLIFVGILSLGLNFSSTTQQAVNIGDGGAPARPDYVNIGDTGGAPADNRGDGGVSQL
- a CDS encoding alpha/beta fold hydrolase yields the protein MKRFKFYFISGIVLVLLIVCNFVDKPIAKVEEVKDTVMMKLNTKESMAQIDGQTIYFKQIGEGKPPLLMLHGFGGSSDGFSDIYPELARDHTIIAVDILGFGRSSKPIDFQYSFPAQVNLYYKLMKKLGYDQFAVLGHSMGGEMSLNLAYLYPDAVTHLILADSTGIESFQQKESYEVPPLSTDLQTVTEIAKYNKNEVKNSRDDKEHYDQLTKMRERRIAMEADKIKVPTLILWGRHDKSVSWKNGELYHGLFANSTFHIIEKGYHAPFRQEPIEFMEYVQAFFAKHPQ
- a CDS encoding sporulation YhaL family protein, encoding METLPWWVYLVIVGIVLSGYMVLYTSKKEQDMDNEFIEKEGEVYMKRLEEEREKRNQDSDKDSVLL
- a CDS encoding DUF2935 domain-containing protein; protein product: MHRDETSLHPDTGVTSVMFVERSLNEIRFWSRIMKEHSFFLRLGFRCEDTQLIEEANQFYRLFEHIEQIAHSYTNETDPEQIKRFNAEVQQAATNIWGFKRKILGLILTCKLPGQNNFPLLVDHTSREADYFRKRLIQLNEGKLDALPDAIIKENVFFLRIMADHAKFIGHLLDPSERKLVDTARNFSNDFDELMYQAIDLESMKPQSQTVPLLDQFLDQNRVSVTSLRDFKKTARDLIEQCKIKSIIHPLLADHVFREADRFLEIIDMYDVHLTNIQSQPRY
- a CDS encoding oxalate decarboxylase family bicupin — translated: MKKRTVNEAGGNVPQPIRSDGAGAIDSGPRNVMRDIQNPNMLVPPITDAGLVPNLKFSFSDTSMILKQGGWSREITARELPVSTTIAGVNMSLTAGGVRELHWHKEAEWAYMLLGRARITAVDQNGRNFIADVGPGDLWYFPPGIPHSIQGLEHCEFLLVFDDGHFSDLSTLAISDWFAHTPKEVLSANFGVPESAFHSIPSGQVYIYQGEVPGSLESQEVQSPKGEVPLTFKHELLKQKPIKTPGGSVRIVDSTNFPISKTIAAALVEVEPGGMRELHWHPNNDEWQYYLTGEARMTVFLGNGTARTFDYRAGDVGYVPFATGHYIQNTGTETLWFLEMFRSNRFEDVSLNQWMALTPKEIVESNIHVGPQVMDSLRKEKWPVVKYPGFSYSPKNDE
- a CDS encoding helix-turn-helix domain-containing protein, coding for MIFSERLKEEREKRNWSQNDLAEKIHVSRQSVSKWETGKNYPSIEIIIHLSDLFDITIDELLRSDEELTQKVIEDSKKLAYPKWKVFFDSLFMIGVFLLIAKIVVWMLNKFAGASIAIVADAPYVMNLLPLVFMIIGGIGSDKLKKIYK
- the glpP gene encoding glycerol uptake operon antiterminator GlpP, which codes for MEFHEQKILPAVRQIKDLEKLLHSSYEYIVILDIHVGQLKSVISLAKQYCKKVFLHVDLIHGLQSDGHATEYLCQEFRPYGLLSTKASVIMKAKQKGVVAIQRIFLIDSSAMEKSCNLLDKTKPDYIEVLPGAMTDIIAEVKERTGVPILAGGFIRTVEDVERALNAGATAITTSKRELWKHYQKK
- the glpF gene encoding glycerol uptake facilitator protein GlpF yields the protein MSAFLGELIGTALLIVLGGGVCAGVSLKKSFAKDSGWIVITMGWGLAVAVAAYAVGSISGAHLNPALTIGLAFKGAFPWSDVPGYIVAQMIGAIIGAVIVYLHYLPHWKETEDPGTKLGVFATGPAIPNTFANLLSEMIGTFVLVFGILAIGANKFADGLNPFIVGFLIVSIGLSLGGTTGYAINPARDLGPRIAHFFLPIAGKGGSNWKYAWIPVVGPILGGSLAGLFHQVVFEGKQNSALIYVIIATVIVLAISYMTSKKSGSNTNSRKVA